In the Desulfurispira natronophila genome, ATTCCCTTGGCTCGCACCAATTGCAATGGCGGCATCGTTACCCATGACTTGGCAAGCTACCATGGTCATTGCTTCCGACTGAGTCGGATTCACCTTGCCTGGCATTATAGAGCTGCCAGGTTCATTTTCTGGGAGAGTGATTTCACCAATACCGCAGCGCGGTCCGCTGGCAAGCCAGCGTATATCATTGGCAATTTTCATCAAATTGGCTGCAAGCCCCTTGGTGGCACCGCTGGCAAAGACCAAGGCGTCATGAGAGGTAAGAGCGTGAAATTTGTTTGGGGCGCTGCGAAAGCTCTTGCCGGTTAAAGAAGACAGTGTCGTCGCAACCTTTTCACTCAACTCAGGGTGAGCATTAAGACCAGTACCCACTGCCGTACCACCGATAGCCAAATCTCGTAAGTGCTCAAGGCTGTCGACAACATGCTGACGGCTATGACAAAGCATGGCTGTATAGCCACTGAACTCTTGCCCCAGTGTCAAAGGAGTAGCGTCCTGCAGGTGCGTACGGCCGATTTTTACAATGTCGGCAAAAGCTTCAGTCTTTGACTGCAAAGTTGCGTGCAATGCATCTATAGCAGGCAAAAGCTGATCTTCAATAGCTACAACAGCAGCAATGTGCATAGCAGTGGGAAAGGTATCATTAGAGCTTTGCGACATATTGACGTGATCATTTGGGTGAATAAGTTTTTCCTCGGTAAAGTCACCACCAATAAGCTGTGTCCCACGATTCGCTATTACTTCATTGAAGTTCATGTTGGTCTGGGTGCCACTGCCGGTCTGCCAGACGCTAAGGGGAAAGTGATCCTGTAACTTGCCTGCCAAAATCTCATCGCATACGTTAGCTATGGAGTCACAACGCTCCTTGTCAAGCTTTCCAAGATCGTAGTTAACCAGTGCTAACGCTTTTTTCAAAAAAGCAAATCCATGAAGCAGACCAACAGGCATCTTTTCCCAGCCAATAGCAAAGTTCCGTAAGCTGCGTTGGGTTTGGGCACCCCAGTATTTGTCTGCTTCTACCTTGACCTCTCCCATGGTATCTTTTTCTGTACGATAGTTCATAGCACCCTCTCGGTATTTGCCTGTTATTGCCACATAATCGCCTTATCTCTGCTACTTTTGAAAATAGCAAGCACTTGATATGGGCATGAGCACAAGTAACAGTGAGTCCTCACAGGCAACATGTAATTGTTTACAAATAACTCAGAACTTACTTACATGAACACCTGTGCTCCAGGAGCAAGTCAGAGTATATTTGAAGCTGAATATAGCTACTCTATAGCATTCCATCCAACTAACTCAAGTGAAAGTGCAGCTCAATAGCATTACTCACTAACGCCCAGTGGCACTCAAGTATCTGATGTAACTACAGTCTGATTACAATTTGTCGACACTCAATTTTATTATATGGCCGGCAGCAAGGAAATTGCTTGTATCTTCTTTAGAGAGGTATATACTTTTTTTTGTGTTATTGGTTATATATAATATAATTTAACCATCTATCTATATGCATTGGAGGAATACATGCCTTTTATTGAGGACATCTTTGCCCGCGAGATACTGGACTCCCGTGGCAACCCTACGGTCGAGGTTGAAGTTATATTGGAAAGTGGCCATATTGGACGCGCTGCGGTTCCTAGTGGAGCAAGCACCGGCTCGCGGGAAGCTATGGAGTTGCGTGATGGCGACAGGAATCGTTACCTTGGGAAAGGTGTTGAAAAAGCAGTAGAGAATGTCAACTCTGCCATATCGGAAGCACTCGTTGGAACAGATGTTCGTGAGCAAGCTTTTATCGACTGTGTCATGCGTGAACTCGATGGGAGCGACAATAAAAGCAACCTGGGCGCAAATGCTATTCTGGGTGTCAGCATGGCCTGTGCGCGTGCAGCGGCAGATTACTGCAGTATGCCACTATATCGCTATATTGGCGGCGTCAATGCCCGCTCTCTTCCTGTCCCCATGATGAATATCCTTAACGGTGGAGCCCACGCCGACAATAATGTAGATATTCAAGAGTTTATGGTAATGCCCGTAGGTGCAGGCAGTTTTCGCGAAGCTTTGCGAATGGGCACAGAGATTTTCCATGCACTTAAACAGGTGCTGCACTCACGAGATTTAAACACTGCCGTGGGTGATGAAGGTGGTTTTGCACCCAACCTCAGCAGTAACGAAGAAGCCCTGCAGGTCATCATGGAAGCCATAGAAAACGCTGGTTACAAAGCAGGTGAAGAAGTTGTTTTGGCTCTAGATGCCGCTTCCAGCGAATTCTACCGTGAGGGCAATTACGAGCTAAGCGGCGAAGGCAAAACATTGAGCGCCGATGAACTTATTGCCTACTATTCTGACCTGGTAGATAAGTACCCTATTCTATCTATTGAGGATGGGTTGGATGAATCTGACTGGGATGGCTGGAAAAAATTAAATGCCGCACTTGGAGATCGCATTCAACTGGTTGGTGATGATCTCTTTGTCACTAACACTCAGATCCTTGCTCATGGTATAGAAAATGATGTAGCTAACTCAATCCTCATCAAGGTTAATCAGATAGGAACTCTGACAGAAACATTGGAAGCTATAGAAATGGCGAAGCGAGCAGGTTATACCTGTATCATTTCTCACCGCAGTGGAGAAACAGAGGATACTATTATTGCTGATATCGCTGTTGCCACCAATGCGGGACAAATCAAAACAGGTTCTGCGTCACGCAGTGACCGTGTTGCCAAGTACAATCAGCTATTGCGAATAGAAGAAGAGCTTGACGAAGAGGGAGTCTACCCAGGAACTAAAACCTTCTATAACTTATAGAAGGTTGGATGATTGCCAGAACTCATTATGTCGGGTTCTGGCAATCATAAACCATTGCTGCCATTCAGGTATTTGGTAGCTCATTTTCATGGCTCACCAGCCAAAAACCACTTACGAAACACGAAAACTCACTCATCTGTATATCAGGTAATCCAGCTC is a window encoding:
- the fumC gene encoding class II fumarate hydratase → MNYRTEKDTMGEVKVEADKYWGAQTQRSLRNFAIGWEKMPVGLLHGFAFLKKALALVNYDLGKLDKERCDSIANVCDEILAGKLQDHFPLSVWQTGSGTQTNMNFNEVIANRGTQLIGGDFTEEKLIHPNDHVNMSQSSNDTFPTAMHIAAVVAIEDQLLPAIDALHATLQSKTEAFADIVKIGRTHLQDATPLTLGQEFSGYTAMLCHSRQHVVDSLEHLRDLAIGGTAVGTGLNAHPELSEKVATTLSSLTGKSFRSAPNKFHALTSHDALVFASGATKGLAANLMKIANDIRWLASGPRCGIGEITLPENEPGSSIMPGKVNPTQSEAMTMVACQVMGNDAAIAIGASQGNFELNVFKPMIAYNFLQSVQLLSDSMRSFDEHCAQGIEPDEEVIGRNLHNSLMLVTALNAHIGYDKAAQIAKKAHQDRLTLKEAALQLKLLSEDEFDRYVVPAQMVGPK
- the eno gene encoding phosphopyruvate hydratase — its product is MPFIEDIFAREILDSRGNPTVEVEVILESGHIGRAAVPSGASTGSREAMELRDGDRNRYLGKGVEKAVENVNSAISEALVGTDVREQAFIDCVMRELDGSDNKSNLGANAILGVSMACARAAADYCSMPLYRYIGGVNARSLPVPMMNILNGGAHADNNVDIQEFMVMPVGAGSFREALRMGTEIFHALKQVLHSRDLNTAVGDEGGFAPNLSSNEEALQVIMEAIENAGYKAGEEVVLALDAASSEFYREGNYELSGEGKTLSADELIAYYSDLVDKYPILSIEDGLDESDWDGWKKLNAALGDRIQLVGDDLFVTNTQILAHGIENDVANSILIKVNQIGTLTETLEAIEMAKRAGYTCIISHRSGETEDTIIADIAVATNAGQIKTGSASRSDRVAKYNQLLRIEEELDEEGVYPGTKTFYNL